One genomic segment of Rubripirellula tenax includes these proteins:
- a CDS encoding DUF4347 domain-containing protein: MIRSNRKAAPGKSFLRRSRRWSLQLLEQRLMLAGDAGHAVAAPVVGDSVADDAGSDATDSMTSDDGTIVTNSSTRSLVFVDPSVPNLETLLAGVDPASELVLLTPDAPGVEQITRALAGRKDLQSVHILAHGASGSLQIGNSIVTESTLVQHQQLVREWSRSMAVGADLMLYGCHVGQGEAGTRFVNRLAQLTGADVAASIDATGAAAKSGDWELERVVGSIESSLAITEVGRQDYQATLAITIRAAGVTNEETMVLQVGGATVATFSNVGGDAYAGQFQTYTYDVDGVSAGDVRIAFTNDLYDDVAGIDRNLRIDSITIDGTTFQTESPTVFSTGTWLPADGVVAGFRQSEFLHTDGYFQFAPSTGGDGSLIQIRAAGSTGEESVQLEIDGVVVQSWDNIGTAATNLSYQAAETVTADRVRVSFTNDLYDPDNGIDRNLTVDSINIDGASFQTEAANVYSTGTWLPADGIVAGFRQSETLHTNGYFQYAATPVDPDNPGAISLTLDSLTVDEGLGTLNFVVFREGGADGAVSVNYATNVGTADGNDFQSVSGTLTFADGVTGQQISLQIADDDAVESDESFSLTLSNPTGGATLGSIVTQVVTITDNDEVFAGILFEDSFEGSSNWTTDPDGTDTATTGQWAAGAAQATSSGTTTLQLGQGRTGSRALVTGLAAGSSVGSYDVDSGVTTVVSPDIALPTGAEVQLSFGYYLAYLNNATSDDYFHASVIAGGVETEVYADHAHGANQSAAWTDVMLDLSAWAGQTIQLQFAAADALGASLIEAAVDDVVVEVLPVLPGTITIATTGVNLDEAAGTATVVVQRNNGRVGTVTVDYATNVGTADTADFTPVAGTLTFADGQSEQIVTIPIINDSIVESLESFSLVLSNATGGAVIGSDNTAVITIADNDSTTPDYLPDLTPIASTLLENLSIDRNEIPGRTLLRFSTEVANAGDGPLEIWGGSTSGNSQQVFQRIYQADGGYRDQLAGEFVYHPSHGHIHFEGFATYDLVLTDASGNIVASGGKTSFCLINIRQPLPTVTADAGLVHGRGGNSCGNVQGISTGYSDVYSASLDDQWIDVTNVANGQYWLQITTDPENNIQETDETNNTQRVAVTLRDGQIIG; encoded by the coding sequence GTGATTCGAAGCAACCGAAAAGCCGCTCCCGGAAAGTCCTTTCTTCGCCGCAGTCGTCGATGGTCACTTCAGTTGTTGGAACAGCGGTTGATGTTGGCCGGCGACGCCGGGCACGCCGTTGCGGCGCCTGTCGTGGGAGACTCAGTAGCGGATGATGCGGGGTCCGATGCCACGGATTCGATGACAAGCGATGACGGGACGATCGTCACAAATTCGTCGACACGGTCTTTGGTTTTTGTCGACCCAAGCGTACCCAACTTGGAAACGCTGTTGGCGGGCGTCGATCCGGCAAGCGAGTTGGTGTTGCTGACCCCCGACGCGCCGGGCGTTGAACAGATCACGCGAGCGCTCGCCGGTCGCAAGGATTTGCAAAGCGTTCACATTCTGGCACACGGTGCGTCCGGTTCGTTGCAGATTGGCAACTCGATCGTGACCGAATCGACTCTCGTCCAGCACCAACAACTCGTGCGAGAGTGGTCGCGTTCGATGGCGGTCGGCGCCGATCTGATGCTGTACGGTTGCCACGTCGGCCAAGGCGAAGCGGGGACACGCTTCGTCAATCGACTGGCCCAATTGACAGGCGCTGACGTCGCCGCGTCGATCGATGCGACCGGCGCCGCAGCAAAAAGCGGGGACTGGGAATTGGAACGCGTTGTGGGCTCGATTGAGTCATCGTTGGCGATCACCGAAGTGGGGCGGCAAGACTATCAAGCGACACTCGCGATCACGATTCGCGCTGCCGGAGTCACGAACGAAGAAACGATGGTGCTGCAAGTTGGCGGTGCAACGGTCGCGACGTTCAGCAACGTCGGCGGCGACGCGTACGCAGGACAGTTTCAAACCTATACCTACGACGTTGACGGCGTTAGCGCAGGTGACGTTCGCATCGCGTTCACGAACGACTTGTACGACGACGTCGCGGGCATTGACCGCAACCTGCGAATCGACAGCATCACGATCGATGGAACCACGTTCCAGACCGAATCACCGACCGTATTTTCCACCGGCACGTGGTTGCCCGCCGACGGTGTCGTTGCTGGTTTTCGCCAGAGTGAGTTCTTGCATACCGACGGCTACTTCCAATTCGCCCCGTCCACCGGCGGCGACGGATCGTTGATCCAAATTCGCGCCGCGGGGTCGACGGGTGAAGAGAGCGTTCAATTGGAAATCGATGGCGTCGTCGTCCAATCATGGGACAACATTGGAACGGCTGCGACGAACCTTTCCTACCAAGCCGCTGAAACCGTCACCGCCGACCGTGTGCGAGTTTCATTTACCAACGATTTGTATGATCCCGACAACGGCATCGATCGAAACTTGACCGTCGACTCGATCAACATCGACGGCGCATCGTTCCAAACCGAAGCGGCCAACGTTTACTCGACCGGTACATGGTTGCCAGCCGACGGCATCGTCGCCGGTTTCCGGCAAAGCGAAACGCTGCATACCAATGGCTACTTCCAATACGCCGCCACCCCCGTCGATCCCGACAACCCCGGGGCGATCAGTTTGACGCTCGATTCCTTGACGGTTGACGAAGGGTTGGGCACGTTGAACTTTGTCGTCTTCCGCGAAGGCGGCGCCGACGGCGCGGTGTCGGTGAACTACGCCACCAACGTGGGCACCGCCGACGGCAACGACTTTCAATCCGTTTCGGGAACTTTGACGTTTGCAGATGGAGTCACCGGCCAACAAATCTCATTGCAGATCGCGGATGACGATGCGGTCGAGTCCGATGAATCGTTTTCGCTGACCCTTAGCAATCCCACCGGCGGCGCGACGCTTGGCAGCATCGTGACGCAAGTGGTGACGATCACCGACAACGATGAAGTCTTTGCGGGGATCCTCTTCGAAGACAGCTTCGAGGGTTCGTCCAACTGGACCACCGACCCTGATGGCACCGACACCGCCACCACCGGGCAATGGGCCGCCGGCGCCGCACAAGCAACGTCCAGCGGAACGACAACGTTGCAATTGGGTCAAGGACGGACGGGTTCTCGGGCGCTGGTGACGGGACTGGCCGCCGGCAGCAGTGTCGGATCCTATGACGTCGATTCGGGCGTGACGACGGTTGTCTCGCCGGACATCGCATTGCCGACGGGCGCCGAAGTTCAGCTTTCGTTCGGCTATTACTTGGCTTACTTGAATAACGCCACAAGCGATGACTATTTCCACGCGTCAGTGATCGCCGGCGGCGTCGAAACCGAAGTCTACGCCGATCACGCGCACGGCGCGAATCAATCAGCCGCTTGGACCGATGTTATGCTGGATCTTTCGGCATGGGCCGGCCAAACGATTCAACTTCAGTTCGCTGCCGCCGACGCGTTGGGCGCCAGCCTGATTGAAGCGGCCGTGGACGATGTGGTGGTCGAAGTCTTGCCCGTGTTGCCGGGTACGATCACCATCGCCACGACCGGCGTGAACTTGGACGAAGCCGCCGGTACCGCGACCGTCGTCGTCCAGCGAAACAATGGCCGCGTCGGAACGGTCACGGTCGACTACGCCACAAACGTGGGCACCGCCGACACCGCCGACTTCACGCCGGTCGCTGGAACGTTGACGTTCGCCGACGGACAATCGGAACAAATCGTCACGATTCCGATCATCAACGATTCGATCGTCGAATCGCTCGAATCGTTTTCGTTGGTGCTTTCCAATGCGACCGGGGGTGCCGTGATCGGCAGCGACAATACCGCCGTGATCACGATCGCTGATAACGACAGCACGACACCAGATTACTTACCCGATTTGACGCCGATCGCATCGACGTTGTTGGAAAACTTGAGCATCGACCGCAATGAGATTCCCGGTCGGACGTTGCTTCGCTTTTCGACGGAAGTTGCCAACGCGGGTGACGGACCTTTAGAAATTTGGGGCGGATCGACATCGGGCAACTCACAACAGGTGTTCCAACGCATCTATCAAGCCGATGGTGGCTATCGCGATCAATTGGCCGGTGAGTTCGTCTATCACCCAAGTCACGGACACATCCATTTCGAAGGTTTCGCTACCTACGACTTGGTGTTGACCGATGCCAGTGGCAACATTGTCGCCAGCGGCGGTAAGACCAGTTTTTGTCTGATCAATATTCGCCAACCGCTTCCCACAGTGACAGCCGACGCAGGACTCGTTCACGGTCGCGGCGGCAACTCTTGCGGCAATGTGCAAGGGATCAGTACAGGCTACTCCGACGTGTACTCGGCATCCCTGGATGACCAGTGGATCGATGTGACGAATGTTGCCAACGGCCAATACTGGTTGCAAATCACGACCGATCCAGAGAACAACATCCAGGAAACGGACGAAACCAACAACACGCAGCGCGTCGCCGTGACCCTAAGAGATGGTCAGATCATTGGGTGA
- a CDS encoding DNA alkylation repair protein, producing the protein MKKTEVLALLKKNSDQRGIDHWNKKPRGLTSFGIGLTKVRKLAKEIGRDRKLAGQLWATDNYEARIIGLLIDDPKEMTAEQAEQQVDELHHGMLSHVFSSCDATLSKTKFAFELADQWTHSSDPVRRRCGYGLIYELSKKNPKGMDDAYLIALVNRIRKTIAGEEMWVQEAMTTALLGIGKRNQKLNKAAIAAAKAIGHIEIDYGDDNQCESMDLMKHLTSDHLKKKFADPK; encoded by the coding sequence ATGAAGAAAACCGAAGTCTTGGCGTTGCTGAAGAAAAACAGCGACCAGCGAGGAATCGATCACTGGAACAAGAAGCCTCGCGGGCTGACCAGTTTCGGCATCGGCCTGACGAAGGTTCGCAAGTTGGCCAAGGAGATCGGCCGGGATCGCAAATTGGCCGGCCAACTCTGGGCGACGGATAACTACGAGGCTCGGATCATCGGTCTATTGATCGACGACCCCAAGGAAATGACGGCCGAGCAGGCAGAGCAGCAGGTGGACGAACTTCACCACGGGATGTTGTCGCACGTTTTTTCCTCATGCGATGCGACGCTATCGAAAACGAAGTTCGCTTTTGAGTTGGCGGACCAATGGACCCATAGCTCCGATCCCGTCCGTCGACGATGCGGATACGGATTGATTTATGAACTGTCCAAGAAAAACCCGAAGGGGATGGACGATGCCTATCTGATTGCCCTGGTGAATCGAATTCGTAAAACGATCGCCGGCGAAGAGATGTGGGTGCAGGAAGCGATGACGACGGCGCTGCTAGGCATTGGCAAGCGGAATCAGAAACTCAACAAAGCCGCCATTGCCGCCGCGAAAGCGATCGGGCATATCGAGATCGATTATGGCGACGATAACCAATGCGAGTCGATGGATCTGATGAAGCATCTGACCAGCGACCATTTGAAGAAGAAGTTTGCAGACCCGAAGTGA
- the gnd gene encoding decarboxylating NADP(+)-dependent phosphogluconate dehydrogenase codes for MSGDCDFGLIGLAVMGENLALNVESRGYKVAVYNRTTEKVDALMAGRAKGKNFVGTHTIEEFVKAVARPRKLMMLVKAGPAVDALIEQLLPHCDPGDIIIDGGNEQYQNTERRTKQVEAAGLLYVGCGVSGGEEGALKGPSLMPGGSAAAWPHVKEMFQAIAAKVGPNNDIPCCEWLGSGGAGNYVKMVHNGIEYGDMQLICEAYQLLHELGGLTNDELYDVFDDWNRGDLQSYLIEITRDIFSVKDDQGGSDHLVDKIMDVAGAKGTGKWMSQLALDLGVPSTLVTTAVFARGLSAQKDARVRASKRLNGPSAKSNPEMQAIAKSLVGDRAEFVEAVRQALYASKIVSYAQGFVQLQAASAEHGWGLDYGAAALLWRGGCIIRAKFLDRIKEAFDADANLENLLMTDFFEKAVEDSQEKWRKVVAVASIMGVPVPAFSTALCYYDGYRMERLPANLLQAQRDYFGAHTYQRTDKDGTFHTEWIQLRKEPKA; via the coding sequence ATGAGCGGCGACTGTGATTTTGGTCTGATTGGTTTGGCGGTCATGGGTGAAAACCTAGCTTTGAACGTCGAAAGTCGCGGCTACAAGGTCGCCGTTTACAATCGCACGACGGAAAAAGTCGATGCTTTGATGGCCGGTCGGGCCAAGGGGAAGAACTTCGTCGGTACCCACACGATCGAAGAATTCGTCAAAGCGGTCGCCCGCCCCCGCAAACTGATGATGCTGGTCAAAGCCGGTCCTGCCGTGGACGCGCTGATCGAACAATTGCTGCCGCATTGCGATCCGGGCGACATCATCATCGACGGCGGGAACGAGCAATACCAAAACACCGAACGTCGCACGAAGCAAGTCGAAGCGGCCGGTCTGCTGTACGTCGGTTGCGGAGTCTCGGGCGGCGAAGAAGGCGCGTTGAAGGGGCCCAGCCTGATGCCCGGCGGTAGCGCCGCGGCGTGGCCCCATGTCAAAGAAATGTTCCAAGCGATCGCCGCAAAAGTCGGTCCCAACAACGACATTCCATGTTGCGAATGGTTGGGCAGCGGTGGTGCAGGGAACTACGTCAAAATGGTTCACAACGGCATCGAATACGGCGACATGCAGTTGATCTGCGAAGCCTATCAGTTGCTGCACGAACTGGGCGGGCTGACCAACGACGAACTTTATGACGTGTTCGACGACTGGAACCGTGGCGATCTGCAAAGCTACTTGATCGAAATCACCCGAGACATCTTCAGCGTGAAAGACGACCAGGGCGGCAGCGATCACTTGGTCGACAAGATCATGGACGTCGCCGGCGCGAAGGGAACCGGCAAATGGATGAGCCAACTCGCGCTCGACCTAGGCGTACCCAGCACGCTGGTCACCACCGCTGTGTTCGCGCGCGGTTTATCGGCTCAAAAAGACGCTCGTGTTCGCGCATCGAAGCGACTCAACGGACCGTCGGCAAAATCGAATCCTGAAATGCAGGCGATCGCCAAGTCGTTGGTCGGCGATCGTGCAGAGTTTGTCGAAGCGGTTCGTCAGGCGTTGTACGCGTCGAAGATCGTTTCGTACGCTCAAGGCTTTGTGCAGTTGCAAGCGGCTTCGGCCGAGCACGGTTGGGGACTCGATTACGGTGCGGCGGCCCTGTTGTGGCGTGGCGGTTGCATCATCCGGGCCAAATTCCTGGACCGAATCAAAGAAGCGTTCGACGCGGACGCCAATCTGGAGAACCTGTTGATGACGGACTTCTTCGAAAAAGCGGTCGAGGACTCGCAAGAGAAGTGGCGCAAAGTCGTTGCCGTGGCATCCATCATGGGCGTTCCGGTTCCGGCGTTTAGCACCGCGTTGTGCTACTACGACGGATATCGCATGGAGCGATTGCCTGCCAACCTGCTGCAAGCCCAACGCGACTACTTCGGTGCCCACACGTACCAACGCACCGACAAAGACGGCACGTTCCACACCGAGTGGATCCAATTGCGAAAAGAACCGAAAGCCTAG
- a CDS encoding DUF1598 domain-containing protein, with the protein MNMIQRIFALTAVAALSVATSPYLHAQAGGGNNNQTTSLIGQPIAGIDVDATGVLRVKQFDPRVAVQRFEAAKAQRGAGEANVMQPSKLRKISLNRLEAAIADRMAAGQSIEDEMKALAGLTAVEYVFYYPETQDIVIAGPAEGFFADPTDRLIGMETGRPVVLLEDMVTAMRAYAPGQKATSVISVSIDPTTEGLQAMQNFLSSVRGRVQPSDANRLAMGLKNNLGLQTVTFQGIPTDTHFARVLVEADYRMKLVGIGLEKLPVRLQSYVDRASPASVAANAMERWYFQPNYDGVAVSEDGLAMKIKERGVQLVGANERVAAGGQRVKGGRVNAASQAFCRDFTENFNLIASRVRIYGELRQLIDVAIAAAYIQEQDFYGQASWDASVLMDESKVSVETYTSPEQVETAVNAIWKGNTLMTPLGGGVQMQPRIALSKENLKIDANGENVQAKQSAGPADLANGQWWWD; encoded by the coding sequence ATGAACATGATCCAACGCATCTTCGCTTTGACCGCTGTGGCCGCTCTTTCCGTGGCAACATCGCCGTATCTGCATGCCCAGGCCGGCGGTGGCAATAACAATCAGACCACATCCTTGATTGGCCAACCAATCGCAGGGATTGATGTCGACGCAACGGGTGTTCTGCGAGTGAAGCAGTTTGACCCCCGCGTCGCCGTCCAGCGTTTCGAAGCCGCCAAGGCCCAACGAGGTGCCGGCGAAGCGAACGTGATGCAGCCGAGCAAACTGCGAAAAATTTCGCTCAATCGCTTGGAAGCCGCTATCGCTGATCGAATGGCGGCCGGGCAAAGCATCGAAGACGAGATGAAAGCGCTGGCCGGTTTGACGGCCGTCGAATACGTCTTCTACTACCCCGAAACTCAAGACATTGTGATTGCTGGTCCGGCCGAAGGCTTCTTTGCCGACCCGACCGACCGCTTGATCGGCATGGAAACCGGTCGCCCGGTCGTGCTGCTCGAGGACATGGTCACGGCGATGCGTGCTTATGCACCTGGTCAGAAAGCCACGTCTGTCATCAGCGTCTCGATCGATCCGACTACCGAAGGCCTGCAAGCGATGCAGAACTTCCTGTCATCGGTACGCGGCCGAGTCCAACCCAGCGACGCCAACCGCTTGGCGATGGGATTGAAGAACAACCTCGGACTGCAAACGGTTACTTTTCAGGGCATTCCGACCGACACCCACTTTGCCCGCGTTTTGGTCGAAGCCGACTATCGCATGAAACTGGTCGGCATCGGCTTGGAAAAACTTCCCGTCCGCTTGCAAAGCTATGTCGATCGGGCCAGTCCCGCCAGCGTCGCTGCCAACGCAATGGAACGTTGGTACTTCCAACCCAACTATGACGGTGTCGCCGTCAGCGAAGACGGGCTGGCAATGAAGATCAAAGAGCGCGGCGTCCAATTGGTCGGTGCCAACGAGCGAGTCGCCGCCGGCGGCCAGCGAGTCAAAGGCGGACGCGTCAACGCGGCCAGCCAAGCGTTTTGCCGTGACTTCACCGAAAACTTCAACCTGATCGCGTCGCGAGTCCGCATTTACGGCGAACTTCGCCAATTGATCGACGTCGCGATCGCCGCCGCGTACATCCAAGAACAAGACTTCTATGGTCAAGCTTCCTGGGACGCCAGCGTTCTGATGGACGAATCCAAGGTATCGGTCGAAACCTACACGTCACCCGAACAAGTCGAAACCGCCGTCAATGCCATTTGGAAGGGCAACACCCTGATGACGCCACTGGGCGGCGGAGTGCAAATGCAACCACGGATCGCCCTGTCGAAGGAAAATTTGAAGATCGACGCGAACGGCGAAAACGTACAAGCCAAGCAATCGGCCGGCCCAGCCGATCTAGCAAACGGCCAATGGTGGTGGGACTGA
- a CDS encoding arginyltransferase — translation MSHPESPIRSTQTACRLVVVQDQLQPCPYLDKTVARMPLRLPIGKVTPRVTDEWLALGYRRSGDFLYRAECPECSECKPTRVDVGTFQMTSSMRRVVNRGDRELECYWGMPSVDANRIKLFNMHRQTRHLASDGEQVTNETYRAFLADTCCETRELAIYHGGQLVAIAIVDIGHDSISAVYTHFDPAASRYSLGTYAIMKQFQWAKEYGRRYVYLGMYVADNAHLNYKARFAPQQRLVGDQWIEFS, via the coding sequence GTGAGCCATCCCGAGAGTCCGATCCGTTCGACGCAAACGGCTTGCCGATTGGTCGTCGTGCAAGACCAATTGCAGCCATGTCCGTACTTGGACAAAACGGTTGCTCGGATGCCGCTACGTTTGCCGATCGGCAAAGTCACGCCTCGCGTCACCGACGAATGGCTAGCACTTGGCTATCGTCGCAGCGGCGATTTTTTGTACCGCGCCGAATGTCCCGAATGCAGTGAATGCAAACCGACCCGCGTCGACGTCGGTACTTTCCAGATGACCTCATCGATGCGACGGGTGGTCAATCGAGGCGACCGCGAATTGGAATGCTATTGGGGCATGCCCAGTGTTGATGCAAATCGCATCAAGCTATTCAACATGCATCGCCAGACTCGGCACTTGGCTTCCGACGGCGAACAAGTCACCAACGAAACCTATCGCGCATTTCTGGCCGATACGTGTTGCGAGACTCGCGAGCTTGCCATCTATCACGGCGGACAACTGGTCGCGATCGCCATTGTCGACATCGGGCACGACAGTATCTCGGCGGTCTACACACACTTTGATCCCGCCGCGAGTCGGTACAGTTTGGGTACCTATGCGATCATGAAACAGTTTCAGTGGGCCAAAGAGTACGGCCGTCGCTACGTCTATTTGGGCATGTATGTCGCGGACAACGCCCACCTTAATTACAAAGCTCGTTTCGCGCCCCAACAACGATTGGTGGGCGATCAGTGGATCGAATTTTCATGA
- a CDS encoding DUF1598 domain-containing protein yields the protein MRFRSMLWVCLAVACFSPIAAQDESRNRDATPGDAAQTDSILAPGGASFANFDSLIELIQTTVVPDTWDLLGGPSTMREYSQGIYVDAAGTVRVCETAAGDDQAANLKAMLLSGREATIAVDDPWMAPSTLRCVSLKRLALENQRRRASGTPASPSMQYMAGLSEVKYIFLDAENNDIVIAGPVGGIETVAGIPRDRASMRGTLRFDFLASCLSSTISGVPFGCTIDPTTEGLQRSAAVAVAVQSDKLPIGKAAEALTTALGMQRVEVFGTPGDTSLGYLMVEADRHMKELALGIHPMPRGAMNYLDATEATIDRGAPDGLLLRLWFTASPRVARADRDQTVFEIAGTPIRLSGENERAMADGARGNLTTDFRTEMFVADFNKNFHNIRSTYPVYGSLEAVFQTASVAELLRRFAKTDEYQALMGDLADSASSGETWMRTPTQVESIAVLHKIRHGRTMHHVLIASGGVAVNGRATLASSVADYPSLQSMSNVPSSRPRIIQNWWWDR from the coding sequence ATGCGATTTCGATCGATGTTATGGGTCTGTTTGGCTGTGGCTTGCTTTAGCCCCATCGCCGCGCAAGACGAGTCCCGCAATCGAGATGCGACGCCGGGCGACGCCGCGCAAACCGATTCCATACTCGCCCCCGGCGGCGCTTCGTTTGCGAACTTCGATTCGTTGATCGAACTGATCCAAACGACCGTCGTTCCCGACACGTGGGATCTGCTGGGCGGACCCAGCACGATGCGCGAGTACTCCCAAGGGATTTATGTCGACGCCGCCGGCACCGTGCGAGTTTGCGAGACTGCCGCCGGTGACGATCAAGCCGCCAATTTGAAAGCCATGTTGCTTTCGGGCCGCGAAGCGACAATCGCCGTCGACGATCCGTGGATGGCACCATCAACGCTTCGATGTGTGTCCTTAAAGCGCTTGGCTCTCGAGAACCAACGCCGTCGGGCATCGGGAACCCCGGCAAGTCCGTCGATGCAATACATGGCCGGTCTTTCCGAAGTGAAGTACATCTTCTTGGACGCCGAAAACAACGACATCGTGATTGCCGGTCCCGTCGGTGGTATCGAAACCGTCGCTGGCATCCCTCGCGATCGCGCGTCGATGCGAGGCACGTTGCGATTCGATTTTTTGGCGTCGTGTCTATCGTCAACAATCTCGGGCGTTCCGTTCGGATGCACGATCGATCCGACGACCGAAGGCCTGCAGCGATCGGCCGCCGTGGCCGTAGCAGTTCAAAGCGACAAACTGCCGATCGGCAAAGCAGCCGAGGCGCTGACCACAGCTTTAGGCATGCAGCGCGTCGAAGTCTTCGGGACACCCGGGGACACGTCGCTGGGTTACCTGATGGTCGAAGCCGACCGACACATGAAAGAACTGGCACTTGGCATTCATCCGATGCCGCGTGGCGCGATGAATTATTTGGACGCGACCGAAGCAACGATCGATCGCGGCGCGCCCGATGGATTGTTGCTGCGATTGTGGTTCACCGCTTCACCTCGCGTCGCCCGAGCCGATCGCGATCAAACGGTCTTCGAGATCGCGGGCACCCCGATCCGTCTGTCCGGCGAAAACGAGCGTGCGATGGCCGACGGCGCGCGTGGGAACCTGACAACCGACTTCCGCACCGAAATGTTTGTCGCCGATTTCAACAAGAACTTTCACAACATCCGCAGCACCTATCCGGTGTACGGATCGCTGGAAGCCGTATTCCAAACCGCGTCGGTGGCCGAGCTGCTGCGTCGATTCGCAAAAACCGACGAATATCAAGCACTGATGGGCGACTTAGCAGACTCGGCCTCGTCGGGCGAAACGTGGATGCGGACACCGACGCAAGTCGAATCGATCGCCGTGCTGCACAAGATCCGTCACGGCCGCACGATGCACCAT